The region GCTGATTGAAAATTCCCGTTTAAAGCGAGACCGTGAAGTACGTGTAGTACAGAGTGACACAAAAACAACGTAATCTTCAGCCTTTCGAAACTGATTCCTTTCGGTTTATCCTAACCTAAGTAATGATTGTTTTTTATTGATCGATAATAATAGAAGTACATCTTCCTGGATGGTTTCACGAAGATGATATAAAACGCTGAAATGTAGCATTAGTTTGATCgaaaagaaatacatttatcgtttattctATATTCCGTGTAATACATAGTATGCCAAgtatggaaatattaattgtaaattttaatgtcTTATTAAATCAATGTCTAACGtaattcgtttttttttttttttcggtgTTTAAAAAGCAGGAGAACATCTTGAGGTTATACGTTACATTAACGTTCCAGGTACATCGACTCTGTATCGGGCAACGAGGCTCGTTCAACCAGTCAAGGATAGTCACCCCCGAATAGAATTCAGGCGACGAGCAGGGgtgagtttgactatttttaGTTCGCTCGTTACGTGTTTCGATTTTATGATAATGCAGCCTCTCTTATGCTAACGAGGCAACGTTCGTCGCCCGATAACCGTAGCCGAGGGTTACGACGGCGACGTCGCTCACGAAATTCGATTCTCTTCCCTAACGGATTAATTAAAGAACACGCAGAGACCTCGATGTTCGCGTGATTCTCACGTGACACTTGTGAAACGTACGCAACCCTTCGCTATGCAacgtctttctttctctttcccttctttGCATTGCATCGCAGGACAATCCTTTGAAACGGCGACCTGAGTTGTGCGCGAAAATTCACGGTCCGTGGATCGAAAGGAAGGAAACAGGCGTCGAAAGCGACTGCAAAGAGACAAGGACGTCGCCGGAAGACGAGGGAGTAGGGAGCCCAGCAGGAGGCcgcgaattaattaagagCCTGTGAGTTACCGCGCGGCAAATAAGATGAGACTTCTAGGATGTTCGTCGTCAAAATATTTGGTACAGATTACTGGGCGCACGCTGGAACGCCAGCGATGACTACGATGCAACCTAGCCgggaatgaaattttgtcgggaaatgttttaatataactCGCGTGCTTCCACGAAAATCGAGGACTTTCTTATTCGGTACTCCGTTAACGGGTGGAGGTATGACTTTGCCTCACGACCAGTGACGAGAACtgattaaatttatcgttatcAACGTCGTTTTCTTCGTTATACAGACGAGTAATTGTTTTCGTGACAATACGAATGCAAGCAGCATCGTAGATAACGAAAATTGGATGCTCGATGCACGTGTTAATATCAAAATAGGACAAACTTCTCATTCACCATATCAGGCACGGTCTATTGAACGAGGCATGACAGAAACGCAAATGGAATACTGGCGGATCGGTCGACCGCGCCTTATCATTTATCGCGTCAACTGTTCTTCAGCTCCTGAGAGGGCAGAGAGAAACAAACCACCGATGATTGATTCTATCGTGGAGAAGTGGCAGCTTAATTCGTATGCCGGAAGAACAGAGGCCggagggaaagaaagagagaaagatcagagaagagaaaaagatgtcTACGTCGATTCTCGACGGGATGTGAAAGCACGTTGCGAATACATACAACGTGTGTATACAAATGAAGTCGATGGTGTGCGCGAGGGCGCACCTTTTCCAAGTATCTCGGCGACGTctgaaagaggaagagaaataaCGGGAACAAGAGACAGGAGGATAGGTTGAAGAATGTGCACTCAACGTGATTGGTGCAGCGCCGCGGTGGTGCACACTGGAGGCTGTCTGCATGAAAACTTGAGAATTTCCACTCAGGCACTCGTATGCGTATACGGCCTCCAACGGTATGCTGCCTCTCACCGCCCCTCACGCCCATCCCCTCTTACTCGCTACGTCTTCCAGAGAACGACCAAACAATGCTCTCCACTTTCTCTCTACCAACTTGACAGAATATTTCTAGGAATTGAGTCTGTTGTTACCAAGGTTGTTAGCTGCGATTCACGCGACACGACTTATTCCGATGGTTTATTCTACCCTGCTAACGTCATTAACTACCTGAAAACGGTGCACTTAACGAGTCAAGGGTTTGACTATGAAATCTGACAGAGGGCCAACGCTCAAAGGGAGAAACGTTCGAAGATAACGATTTCCGGAAGTGAAGGAAGCTGCTTCTCAAGGAATAACCGAAAGAACTTGGGATTATGCTAGGAATTAACGGACCAAGTTGGCGAActaatttttttcctttttcttcttatggAATCCTGCGAATTCCAGGTATCGCGGTACTTTTAATTGGTACATTACCACGGAAGATAAAATCTCTACCGTGATCGTCTCTTCCCACGGCTTGAGAGCGCCACGATGTAATTATTCTAtgaatattcgaaaattcaTGAACGAGTTCTGCCGCGCTAAATAATGCAATCACATTAAATCCGTAAATGGACAATTAATTAACGAGCTATGGATCGACAGCCGCGATGCTTTTTCTTCGTAGCTGAGGAAATCggtgaaagaaaagagaacagAGAAAGTCTATTTTAACCGCGTCTGATTCATCCATAATTTACGGCATGGAAAATTCGACTGGAAGTATTCGCCATCAGCTgcgtttctaattaattatttttatcggatACCTTGATTTAGTTCGCGGTCgattctaaatttatattttaacgacTTTTCTCCCCGTTAAGGGCTGTCGTTTAAAATGCGGCGAAATTTGCGATTCACTGACGACACGATACCAACGTAATTCGTCACGTTTTAAAAATGTAGTCATTGATTTATTCATTGGAATGCCGCAGCAGGGAAAAATCGCGAGGCTTGATATTGCACGCGCGAGCGGAGATTGAGCTTTTTAATCGGACGAGCGTACAACAGCGACGGTGCGAtgcgataaaaattgtaatgtaCAATTAACCACTTTGTTTTAAACAGTCGTGATCTTGTTAACAGGATTTTGCATTTAATATTCGCGTAGTTTTGCCATTTCTGGCGCAAATAATTATGGAAGTTCGCTACTTGTAATGCTGGAGgttcgttaaattttcataaaagctGCAGGGAAGCGTCGGAAGTTTATTGTCTACTTCGAACCGAGGTTTATCGGCGAATAATTCTACGTAAAGATGGAAAAATTTCTGGAAAATAATACCGAAACAGATTTAAATGTAActgtacaattaaaaaattacaaccATAAGAACGAGGTAAATACAATaaggtttattaaaaattgatcttCAATACATTAATAACATAGTGCAGATGATTCTTCAACGTTACTGAAACCCGTAAAGAAATGCAAAATCAAAATTACTTATTCATggaacgatatatgttaggaGAGGTATACATGACGGAGGCATATGCAGGAACGGTTATCGAATTGGTGAAAGCCATGGTACCTGGACGAAGATGGGAATCAATATCGATGGCATGAAGTACCAAGGCAGGAGGAACTGGCAGGGAAGCTCTAGCATTTACAGTGACAGGTTCACTGCCGAAATTGAGCATGACGATTACAGTTTCGCTTCCTAGAGTACGAGTAATACCCAAAACCTGCTTATCCAATACTGCTACGTTTAAGGAGCCACTTGCGATTACTGGTCGTTTCTTCATGTTCATTAAGTGTTTGAACAGCTTGTATGGAGAGCTAGTTTCTTTCTTCTGAGCTTCCAGGTTCAAGGTCTTATAATTGGGATGCACAGGCAACCAGGTTTTCGTACTAGTGGAGAATCCAGCGCTGGTGCTATTGTCCCATTGGAACGGTGTCCTTTCTGGATCTCTGGATTTCACGAAGTATCTGGTAGGGCCAGCGTTGCAACCAGCTGGGTCGACAGTCTCTTTGTACGTGAATGGTCTGTCTATCATTCCGATTTCGTCTCCGTTGTAAATGACCGCTATACCAGGTAGGACCATCGCCATCTGGATAATCATATTAGCTCGTCCAGTGCCGAATCTGGATGCCACACGATGGTTATCGTGGTTGCCCACGACCCAATTCGGCACGCTGCCATTCGGCACGGTGCTCACCCACATATCTATCAGATTTTTGTAGTCGGCCGCGGTAGATCTGTTGTTCAGTTCCGTGATGAACATAAAGTTGAAGGGAACATTGGAGCCAGAGCTGTAGTATTTGATGGTTCGTTCGTGATTGGTGTATGCTTCCGTGAGAATTAGCCTAGGATCGGCATTGGTACGGTTGGAGTGGTCGTTCATCAACTTTCTCCAGCTGCTGAGCGTGTTGTAGGTTTCGTTCTGATCTAACGTGTAAATATGAACCAGACTGTCGTAATCGTCACTGGGGATATCGGTTCTGTTTGCGCTTGGTTCATCCCTAAAATTGACATCCTCGAACATGAAATTGATGGCGTCAATACGGAAACCATCGACACCACGGTTCATCCAGAATGTGAACACATCCTTTATCTCTTGATCTAAATCTTTGTTGCGGTAATTCAAATCTGGTTGACCTGCAGCGAACTGATGCAAATAGTATTGCTTGCGGACGTCGTTCCATTCCCAAGCCGAGCCTCCGAAGTTACTTAACCAGTTGTTGGGCGGTTGTCTGGTTCCGTTGACCATCTTGGCGTCGTGCCAGACGTAGTACTCGTCGTATGGCTTGATCTTTTGAATACTCTTCTTGAACCAGGGATGCTCGGGAGAACTATGATTAGGCACGAAATCCAGGATCACCTTGAGACCGAGGGACTTGGCCTTGGCTACCAGTTTGTCGAAATCTGCTAGAGTTCCGTAAGTGGGATCGACGTCGGTAAAGTTGGAGATGTCATAACCGAAATCAACTTGTGGACTCTTATAAATTGGTGATAGCCAGAGAGCAGTGGCACCGATATCCTTAATATGCTCTAGTTTGCTGGTAATACCGTTCAAATCGCCGATACCATCTCCGTTGCTATCTTTGAAACTCCTCGGGTAGATTTGGTACACGATGGCATTCTTGTACCAGTTCACGTCTACTGCCGCGCTTAGCGCGAACAGTAAGAAACACGTTGTAATCGTTAGTCGAAACATGATGAACTATTGAATCAAGAGGAACACGAACGGCCTTTTATAGTACGCGGCGATAATTAATCATCTATTTACTTGTACATTTCGATTATCTGACATCGCTATtgttaaatcatttttattcaattaatcAAAGATAATACCATTTCGAGTAGCTGTCAACGATAACGAGAAGATAGTTGGATACTTGACTTTTATCATAGTCCCtgtatcaatttatttttctgcctTCTGATTTTTCCtgagaaagaaactttccatATCGAAATTGTTTTCTATACTTTCTTATAccttcaaacattttttcacaCTCGATAGCTTCCTTTCGTTGAAGAACATATCGAGGCTTCGATTTCTTATCGTGAAAAATCGTAAGTTTTTTCAATGAGTGGAGTACACGCACGGAATGTAACTCACGATAAGATTCCTCGAAGTGCCAAGCCACTCGAAAGACGATAAACACCTAGAACCACACGGCCTCGCGTGTTCCACGCGTTTATGCGTGCCAATTTCGTTTCTGTCGTGTCCCGACTAATTATACGGCCAGCTACGCTCTAGCAGATCAGTTTCTCACTTTCTTTTTACCGAGACCAATTTAAGGCTCGAGATCCACCGTCGCGAATAAATTCGCCATTTATCTGCGTCACTGCAATCTTCTCCCTTTTTTGTATCCGTAGGGAATCGATTATTAACGACGCGAAAATACGTgatacttgtaaaatttccaaataccACAATCCTGTTCTAATTGCTATCATTGACtcaatgttaattaattaaatgacctatacaaatgataaaagattatttttgttaaactgaacaatttttccagATGGAGATACTTTTTCTAAACCGCGATATCGAACCGATACGGGTGTATATCAAAACAGGTAATCGAAATCGCGttatttcgatgaaaaagaGGAGTACAATTTATTAGCGAACAATGTTAGTTTCAACTTCAAATAGAAATACTCAACGAGAAGAACGCGTAACGAAGAAAGAATGACACAACATTCTATAAAGTGTAGCACGCCACAATAGATTGAAAGCTCTATGTGCAAGCTATTTCCATACATCGTATTggaaacagaatttttataaCGGGTACCCTTGATAACAATTCTTCATAattgagaagaaaagaaaagcaacTGAATCAGCCATCGGTATTATTCACAGGGGAATAAAGAGTCGGACGAAAGTCAATCGAGGAATTGACAGggttttatcaaattttttttctctttttgacGGTTAAAGTGCGACGTGACCTAGTTTCCTTTTTGGATCCACGCAATGAATTCGAAacgatttatcaaaatttcaaacttcgaTAACGCTGAAATTTTCAATCGGTTTCTGGTGTGCACGCACGCCATTAGCAACGTTGGTTTGTAAAACAAACCGCGCATAAAGATAATCAACCAGAGCGCCTACCGACTGTCAATATTCATCAAATTTGAATGATATCGCTGTCCAGCTAGGGGAAAAAAGCGAGTCACAGCCTATTTTTTTCACCGATCAATCCGGCTCGCGCGCCACGGATAAAGGAAACGTTTTCCGGATCGGTCGCAAAAATGTTCTCTGACACGCATTGTTTTGGTGGTACGCGGGCAACGATACACCGCTGAAATAGAACATGGTCCGCGTCGATTCCGGAACCACGGCCCAGTATCCGATTTTTGTCAGGAAAGTGATCTTTTTCCATTATCAGACATCTATATGTAGATTTCTTCCAGGCAAACGCCagagacgaaagaaaaatgacgAACAGTTGGTACACAAGCAGGCGTACTATACTTGGTAAACAAGAaagttttcttcgtttaattagAACTTTCGCTTAAGCTTAATTAATGCTTGAGATTACGATGGTTCTCTGTCGTTTAATAACGCGGATAGAACAAATTCTCAGTAATAATGGCTGAATGCAATACTTCTGCTCGTGATTTACGCTGGAAGATACATGCCCGTAGATTTCGCAACAAGCAAGGACTAACATGGTACTCGTGTAGAACCGGCACCACGCCACAGGAACAAAGTTTCGCCATAGCATTATTTCTGcgtgtaattttcttcttggCTTATTGCGAACTGCATTCATTCATTGTTCATACCGGTGCCGGGGGCAATTTCACCGAAACAATGAATTATTCATACTGTAAACATTCGTTCTTCCCTCGTAGTTATCAGTCTCTTCAGTACCATGTTCCACTTTTTTCGGGCCGCGTTTTAATCGCAGTCGTTTCATTATTTACCATAGAAATAACTATACCAAACTTTGTAGCCATTTTTCCATCCCTGCAATTAGTCCTGTAGGACAAAATAATTGCGGTAAGTAGTATTCTCTGTGAGAGCTTTATAATCACCTACTAAACTGAAGCTTTAAGTAGAATCATCCGTTGATCTATCCGCAGTGAAGTTCGTAcgcgttaatttttatttaatactcgTAATTCACGATGTCTGATACCATCAAAGCTTCGAGAATATAAGTTAGAAATACATTGTAACTAAGCCTGTGCTACAATTGATACACGTTCCTCAACGAATCCTTATGTTTGATAAAAACATCTCAAATTATTTGGTTCGATCGAAGCTTTAACCTCCGATCGAATTTACGAACTTAGAAGGTAAATGCATTAAAGAATCAGATCacaaaataaagtttgaacatggaaaataattatggGAAAGAGTTGCAGGCGTTAGCGCGCGGTTAGCCGTAGGTTAAGTCGGGGTTTCGAGTTAATTTCCATAGATTTGCGGCACGCAGGGTGAGAGGGTGTTTTTCACGATGTGCGATCGCTTCGAAAGGGCAATGCGAGACGAGGGATTAGCGCGGCTCTGTTATAACGAGGCCACGTTATGTCAGCCACCCTTGCTACGAAGGGATAGTCAAACAACCCCCTTGCAGTTTACGGCCGTAATTAACTTCCTAGGTTATTAGCCCTCGTTCGCGGTTGTAGCTCGCTACTCCATAGGACTTTGTCTCACAACTCTTTTCAGGGATAATCCTCTCCTTCTCCTTCCTGCATCCACCTTTTGCAACTCGACTTTCATTCGACGCAGACCAGCATTTTTCAATGAACATACGCACCAAGATTCGTCCATTGTTATCTCAAAAATCATATAACGAAAACTAATAAtcaatactatattatattcgttaaaaaaaaaacaggaagGTATAAGTCGaccaatataaatataaagaatatattgaaataaaaatatgattttcaagtaatatttatctattatttcgcatttatttatatttatcttttcgtAAGGTTTTTAAAACGACgactaatttattttcacaagCTTATTCGTAtagatgatataaataattgcacAAGTTTTAagtaaacgttaaaaaatattaaaaacgcCATCGcgttcctttatttttccacCCATGAAATTTATCAGTATGGCTTTTGAGCGGGTCATTTGGTAAatcatataaatgaaaattaataaccaACGCTATATAGGTTCagttaaaaaaaacaaaaaaacaaaaaaaaaataacagagAGATAAcagatataaatgtaataagtatattaaaatagatttctttttccaaaagCTGTACacgtatttttcaaatgaatttttattcctttggTTCGTGGAACGCGTAAAACGCATTGTACTTTCCGATAGGCATTGAACAAATTGCCGGGGACGAAAGAGAATAGCTGGAACTCGGGCACAGGGGAAAGCGTCGTTACACACGTAATGCTAAACAGTCGCGCATTCGGGactgcaaattaattaacccGCGCATGCATTATTATCGAAAGCACAACACGCGACCAGGCAATgcgattctaattaaattttcagtaCGCAACAGTCCATCCGGTAAATCAACATAGTTGGAATACcatgaaattaaatgaaagcACGTTCTTCGAATAATTGTCGCGACATACGCGAGTACGCAATATGTCATATATGCCCtgtgaaaatggaaaaatttaatttcacgttcGTGATCATTGCCCCGTTATGTTTAGTAACAAACATTGAAATTGGATCGGTGCGAAAAAATCGCCATTCGTTATTCGCATTAGAATAATAGAAACAATGAATTagtttaacaaatataaattatagccCTCATCGATCGTCGCCTagaatttgtcatttattgcTGCAGCACATGGGTTCGGAACACCACCCTTACGCGAAtaacttttttctctttcatttaaCCCCGTTGTTTCATCAGGGTCGGTGCGTAGCAGCATGTACGTAAAAAGCACGAATTACATTTCATTGAAACCAGAGAGGTCAGCTCCGTGAATGTATCTTGTGAGGGACAGTTGGTAGTCGTTGTTCTGAGATATTTCGTCGGTTTTAAGTGAGTCTGAAGCAATGTCTGGCAGCTCATTACACCGGGTCGTGGAGTCAGACAAGCCGTGAGTTGGGGCTGCAGCAGAATCTCATGCGAGGAAAATGAGATGGGAGCACGATGGTCGGCTACGCTGAAGGGTTTTCGTTAGCTGTGAAGAATTCGCCCGGACAAAGGCGTCTCTAGCTTAGACGTAACATTGTGCCAGGAAAGTGGCTACGGTCGGAACAACGCGCGTCCACTGTAATTCCTGAATAACGTTGGTGGCGGTTTCTCGGTAAAACTGTGAAGATTGCCAACCTTTATGCACTCCCACGTCCCGAATCCTTCTTCGCTCTCGTGTGTTTCAATTCTGGCCCTTGCTCTTTTTGCTGTCTTCCGGGCGCTTGGTGTTTCGGCGAACAAACTTCGCGTACGCTGTCCGAAGTTAGACGAGAATAGGAAAAATTGCTCCGAGCGGTGGAAATTGAAATGCAAAGAGCGACAAAAGAAAACGGTTCGAAACGATTGTAAAGTTGCCGGCGTCAATCTTCCCCTacttttctccttctctctgaTATCCGCCAGGCTAGGATTTAATTAAGGACGATGGAAAAGTGAATTAGATTCGATTGACAAGAATCGAATGCTTTTTCCGATGTATCTGTGCGCCGAGGAATTTTTCATGGATATTCCTTGAGCAGGAGACTCGCAATCTCGAAAAGTCCAATTTCCACAGTGGCTCGCCAGCGCGTTCGACGCGGTCCAGTGTATATATAAGTTttgcaattcatattttcgaCTAAAAACTGTCTCTAAAGGCCGCACCGCCTCTCAAATGGAAATTGCCGCGGCTAGTTTTGTAGGTACAGCTgctagatataaaattaaatacggCCGTGATAGAATCTCGCGCGAACCGGGAATAGAAATGTCAGCGgttcgaaaaattaatcggTAGATagcgaaaatattcgaacgcgAGGTCGTTCTAATAACAAAGTCAAGCAAAATTACCGAACTGCCactgtttcctttttttttcgacCATTTCGACAGCCGTCGGTGCAGCTACCGGTGCAATTCGTAGTGGTCGTATGCGCGTACCACTTCGCGAATGATGTACAGCAAAATGGCTGTTCCAATTAAAACTGTTCATTAACGGtgagtaaaaaatgtatccGTGTCAGGCCGTCGAGCAAATATACGTAGGTGACGTTTCTTTAAGACTGAATAGTTGACAGTAAACAATTGACGTGAAAATTGGGCGACTCtgtgaataataatttgttagaCGTCTGGCGAAGGACAAGAAAAAAAGACTTTATGCATATTTATTTCTCGCTAACtcgttaaaattaaagtaGAAGACACGGCTATCCGACACTTTCCTCTCTTTCAATGAAACTCGTTTCTCTGAACGAGAGATTAAACTTTAAATTCACTCTTCAAGCGATAATTCTCAACTACTGACGAGTAGAAATCGTACAATCGACACGATTGAAAAATACCTTGCATGCATCACGGTATATTATCGGATGATACGAAGAGCTTCGTCTCGACCGTCAATTTCTTTGTAGCTAAGCACGGCTagagaaacgaggaagaaaccACGGAAAGACGAAGATATTTATAAGCTACCGATGAAAAATGCTGCACGATGCTCGAGGGATCGTGCAACGCAGCCTGCCGCTTATTCAAGGGGGTGGAAGTGCGTCTGAATGACGAGCACGATCGCTCGCCGAAAACGGGGTGAGATATTCTGCGAGATAAAACGTTGTTTCGTCGATCCCCGAGTTGAGTTTCGCGTCCCCGGAAACTCGAGCGTCACGGAGATCGTGATATATCGATTTTTCGCGACAAAATTTCGGCTGACTTGGTCGACGATCGATTGATCGGAGCTTCGTAAATAggggaaaattttattcaccGTTTACGACGATATTCGATGCTTGGCAACCGTTCTTGGATCGATATCCCGTTAATATCGGAGAATTTTAACGCGCCTGTATTCCTGGAATGAGCATTATACGTACTTTCACATTCAAAGTACTTctatttcaaatatgaaaccaacaaaaaagattgaaatatgaaattctcaaattttttCCGGTATTTTTATATCGGAATAAATGACACGAGAATAACGAAAGTGGAATATGAAGCCATGCGCGCGGCATATTCAACGCGATAAATTTAATCCACTTTGGCTAATGTCCTATTAAAATCGACATCGACAGTGTGTATTTAACGTGAAAATGGTCAACGGGGTGGCAATATACACCGCTTTAAAATACTATATCTTGTAGCCGTGAATAGATCACACGGGGTCCGAGAAACGCGTAATTAAGAAACTTCTTGCATTGCAGCGCCGTTATAACGCAGGAAAAGTAATATCGAAGTAAAATCTTATCTACTGCGAGCTTAGTGGCTTGTAACTCAACGTTGAAACTTTAGGTTCTTGTCGTTTTACTTGACTTATGGTTAGtgaaatatcatataaattaaaacgtaTCCTTCCTTTTGAAAACTTTCATTCTCCCATCATAAAAGGTACAGCCATACCAGGTGCTGCGAGTAGCAATAGATTTGAAATACAAGATACGAGCAAGAGATAATAAAATCTCATTggtgataaaaatttgtatcacAACATTGAATCTATGGACCCTTCGCTTATCGAAGTTCATGCAACCTCTCGCTCTCTTAATTCACATAAAATTTCAGTTGCCATAATAATTCATAGAGATTTTAGCAAGTATTCTCCTCGTAACTTTTGACGGTTACCTGACCTTCTATGAGcgtcgtaaaatttataaaaaagggGTGTACATAGGGAGGGAAAAAATTGCGTGTTTATCTCGTATTGTGGCTTTTATTCGACTCGAAATTGCCAAATTATACGCGGTCGTCGGTTTTAGCTTAGCTGTGCCGTTTACAGGCACGCGTAATTAAGATAATTAGTAGGAATAATCTCGGGTCTAATAGCACGACGTGCTTGACGAAGGTTAGAAAAGCAGGCTGGCCATAATTAAAACGCACTGCCTCGACACCACTTGAATCCAGGTCTACGCTGTTCACGCACTTCTGCTGCTCGACAAGCTCGCCTAGCAACTCCGTGAACGCTTCTCTCCCCTTTTCCTTCTATCTTGCAAAAGAGATTTTTACCGTAGTCGAACGAAACTCGTCGCGGCTGAACGTTCTCAGAAACCGATCTTCCGTTTTCATGCAAACCTTCCACTCGTACGTACGTTTTCCAGTCGTTCCGCTCAAGCGTTCCAAGGATCGAACATTTCGCTTCTGGATTTCCTTGGAACGAAATAATGTTATCACTCGAATGAGTGGCTCCTTCCTTGAATCTTAACTTTGTTAtgcgatatttaataaaaaacaaaaagatatgACGACTTAGTTATCTTACATCGTACAGATTAAGCTTATTTACGTTAGATtaaacgttatctgttatagTATAACTATTGATCGCAAGCTTGCTATAgaacaacaaatatttttatccattAGCTTAACTGCAAAAATCTGACGAGAGGTTTTGTTTGTACATTTACTATCTTAGTCGAGGATTTACAATAAAAGGTGCtcgatagaaaaaaatgacTGCAAAAATGACTAAACGATTACTTGAATATACTGATAGTATGAATCGATAAATCATGTTAAAGGCGTCTGTAAAGATATAACTTTTTGTCTGGCCAAGAACAGACAATTATCATGACGCATTTGTCACTATGCACAGAAGTATcgagaaaaatcaatttctttttttttttgaaaaacaaaaacaaggaAACTTTCCA is a window of Bombus pascuorum chromosome 14, iyBomPasc1.1, whole genome shotgun sequence DNA encoding:
- the LOC132914063 gene encoding alpha-glucosidase-like; the encoded protein is MFRLTITTCFLLFALSAAVDVNWYKNAIVYQIYPRSFKDSNGDGIGDLNGITSKLEHIKDIGATALWLSPIYKSPQVDFGYDISNFTDVDPTYGTLADFDKLVAKAKSLGLKVILDFVPNHSSPEHPWFKKSIQKIKPYDEYYVWHDAKMVNGTRQPPNNWLSNFGGSAWEWNDVRKQYYLHQFAAGQPDLNYRNKDLDQEIKDVFTFWMNRGVDGFRIDAINFMFEDVNFRDEPSANRTDIPSDDYDSLVHIYTLDQNETYNTLSSWRKLMNDHSNRTNADPRLILTEAYTNHERTIKYYSSGSNVPFNFMFITELNNRSTAADYKNLIDMWVSTVPNGSVPNWVVGNHDNHRVASRFGTGRANMIIQMAMVLPGIAVIYNGDEIGMIDRPFTYKETVDPAGCNAGPTRYFVKSRDPERTPFQWDNSTSAGFSTSTKTWLPVHPNYKTLNLEAQKKETSSPYKLFKHLMNMKKRPVIASGSLNVAVLDKQVLGITRTLGSETVIVMLNFGSEPVTVNARASLPVPPALVLHAIDIDSHLRPGTMAFTNSITVPAYASVMYTSPNIYRSMNK